A stretch of Vallitalea longa DNA encodes these proteins:
- a CDS encoding endo-beta-N-acetylglucosaminidase produces MEKVRKIMMVMVVASMLVTTMLTNTSVVFAGGDTLPPREGEQGYKGDNQPSIHGYRKQDILDFSPETDQYYDFMRAKVPLQERNESFKATQANPMLDQEVNSLTLAGDYGNNFFNSYQYNDKFAQNVFNYWQYLDYHASWHGMVTEPAPDSLFVPDAPWWERKYEFGVLNLPNPAYTNAAHKNGVMTLGCVFFPRTEHTDDFVYKDENGRFPLADKLVEICKYYGFDGYFVNAEERLSSSFMPVYEEFIRAMTSQGIYVQVYASNKYGQNNESSWGSINYYNKDATEFSNWVKHPDRDQAASSLYMNPDPSKSMVDGSVSVMNSLGLDPRETVFNTLEAGQTGFSGKRGSIYNTLDENLVPRTGIAHLGTEMVWSGIDEQAFGHTGNNSYNDNRRGNSEYQKYIFARERTWWSGSMDQPYYSNDGNYVSHPTTDYSQEEREELLENILNATTNPYLTANNPDRGNPDEGSDLEGKSYQSWPGLAAFISERSVIDGGNFYTNFNTGHGMQYYVDGEVSNDNEWANINIQDILPTWQWWIESESEDGETLKVDFDYGEEYDSAFELNQIGGYNGGSSLVVKGDLTAENFLRLYKTDIDVSKDSKAYVTYYKSSETDGTEMSLGLIFEDDPEKVEYIKIPSSGAKTNHWKTKTLNLQKYKGRQIAAIGFSFDPKKDEVQDYQMNIGEIKITDSSCEKLDAPTGFKIDKAFDTTEMYVSWDLEDYSKVQKYNVYAEYSDGEEVYLGGTYDDKYYIKSLYNPTEVVKIKLTAVGADGIESPSATIERDYSEVINNIEVSENEGYLDVSWNNPNVSHSSIKAEVILNYSDNDSKYTETFDENATQGTIDVPVTDGGQYTLRLSLLDSDGEVISYTDHSGLLKDSYSDVYEGKAIYNYGSVKLTGPTSKDWWHLYATQDGKTIKFKNGAEYATRGVDDLTNIRVSGYSGEIEVILEDYNGNLSEPVKVPFGN; encoded by the coding sequence ATGGAGAAAGTAAGAAAAATTATGATGGTTATGGTTGTGGCTTCAATGTTGGTAACTACAATGCTAACAAACACAAGTGTCGTATTTGCGGGTGGTGATACACTTCCACCAAGAGAAGGAGAACAGGGGTATAAAGGTGATAATCAGCCCTCTATTCATGGATATCGTAAACAAGATATATTGGACTTTTCACCTGAGACAGACCAATATTATGATTTCATGCGTGCAAAAGTTCCACTTCAAGAACGTAATGAATCATTCAAGGCGACTCAAGCAAATCCTATGTTGGATCAAGAGGTTAATAGCTTGACACTTGCAGGGGATTACGGTAACAATTTCTTTAATTCATATCAATACAATGATAAGTTTGCTCAAAACGTATTTAATTATTGGCAGTATCTAGATTATCATGCATCATGGCATGGAATGGTAACAGAACCTGCACCTGACAGCCTATTTGTTCCAGATGCACCATGGTGGGAGCGTAAATATGAATTTGGTGTTTTGAATCTTCCTAATCCTGCATATACTAATGCCGCTCATAAAAATGGGGTCATGACATTAGGATGTGTATTTTTCCCAAGAACAGAGCATACTGATGATTTTGTTTACAAAGATGAAAATGGAAGATTTCCTTTAGCAGATAAATTAGTAGAAATTTGTAAATATTATGGCTTCGATGGTTATTTCGTAAATGCTGAAGAAAGATTATCTTCTTCTTTCATGCCTGTATATGAGGAATTTATAAGGGCTATGACATCTCAAGGTATTTATGTTCAGGTATATGCATCAAACAAGTATGGACAAAATAACGAATCATCATGGGGAAGTATCAATTATTATAATAAGGATGCTACAGAATTCAGTAATTGGGTTAAACATCCTGATAGGGACCAAGCTGCAAGTTCATTATACATGAATCCTGACCCAAGTAAATCAATGGTCGATGGTTCTGTATCAGTCATGAATTCTTTGGGACTTGACCCTAGGGAAACAGTATTCAATACTTTGGAAGCAGGACAAACAGGTTTTTCAGGAAAACGTGGTTCTATCTATAACACGTTAGACGAAAATCTTGTACCAAGAACAGGTATTGCTCATTTGGGTACTGAAATGGTATGGAGTGGAATTGATGAACAAGCCTTCGGCCATACTGGAAACAATTCATACAATGATAATAGACGTGGTAACTCAGAATATCAAAAATACATATTTGCACGTGAAAGAACATGGTGGTCAGGTTCTATGGATCAGCCATATTACAGTAATGACGGAAATTATGTTAGTCATCCAACAACAGATTATTCACAAGAAGAACGTGAAGAATTGCTAGAAAATATATTAAATGCTACAACCAATCCTTATTTAACTGCAAATAACCCTGATAGAGGAAATCCTGATGAAGGTAGTGACCTTGAAGGTAAGTCTTATCAGTCATGGCCTGGATTAGCGGCATTCATTTCTGAACGTTCGGTAATAGATGGTGGTAATTTCTATACTAACTTCAACACTGGTCATGGAATGCAATATTATGTTGATGGTGAAGTTTCTAACGATAATGAATGGGCGAATATCAACATTCAAGATATTTTACCTACATGGCAATGGTGGATAGAATCAGAATCTGAAGATGGAGAAACATTGAAAGTTGACTTTGATTATGGTGAGGAGTATGATTCTGCATTTGAATTAAATCAAATAGGTGGCTATAATGGTGGAAGTTCACTAGTAGTGAAAGGTGACCTTACAGCAGAAAACTTCTTGCGTTTATATAAAACTGATATAGATGTTTCAAAAGACTCCAAAGCATATGTTACATATTATAAGTCATCAGAAACAGATGGAACAGAAATGAGTTTGGGATTAATATTTGAAGATGATCCAGAAAAAGTTGAGTATATTAAGATTCCTTCTTCAGGAGCAAAAACTAATCATTGGAAAACAAAAACATTGAATCTTCAGAAATATAAGGGTAGACAAATTGCAGCGATTGGTTTCTCATTTGACCCTAAAAAAGATGAAGTACAGGATTATCAGATGAATATTGGAGAAATCAAAATAACAGATTCATCATGTGAAAAACTTGATGCTCCAACAGGATTTAAAATCGATAAGGCTTTTGATACAACAGAAATGTATGTTTCTTGGGACTTGGAAGATTATAGTAAGGTACAGAAATATAATGTATATGCAGAGTATAGTGACGGTGAAGAAGTATATCTTGGAGGAACTTATGATGATAAATATTACATAAAATCATTATATAATCCTACAGAGGTAGTAAAAATCAAATTGACAGCAGTAGGTGCAGATGGTATTGAAAGTCCTAGTGCTACTATAGAAAGAGATTACTCTGAAGTTATCAATAATATAGAAGTATCTGAAAATGAAGGTTATCTTGATGTTTCATGGAATAATCCAAACGTAAGCCATTCATCTATCAAAGCAGAGGTTATACTTAACTACAGTGATAATGATAGCAAATATACTGAAACATTTGATGAAAATGCAACTCAAGGAACAATAGATGTACCTGTAACAGATGGTGGTCAATACACATTAAGATTATCATTACTTGATTCTGATGGAGAAGTTATAAGTTATACAGATCATTCAGGATTATTAAAAGATTCTTATTCTGATGTATATGAAGGAAAAGCAATATATAATTATGGTAGTGTAAAATTGACAGGCCCTACATCAAAAGATTGGTGGCACTTATATGCAACACAAGATGGCAAGACAATCAAATTCAAAAATGGTGCAGAATATGCTACAAGAGGTGTAGATGATTTAACTAATATAAGAGTTAGTGGTTATAGTGGAGAGATTGAAGTCATTCTAGAAGATTATAACGGAAATCTTTCAGAACCTGTTAAAGTTCCATTCGGTAATTAG
- a CDS encoding GNAT family N-acetyltransferase codes for MKLKYKKYHRKYHYKCSNIMKETWDLNKYFHHIKDSNICYNAFLEVSLINSDYTDIIVDRNDNVLGYLIASNKKRSTLWTKIKRFFLQFVFYIKQSYYLLTGRYGDKKAAIELFEKLDELTNLLEKEKHKFDSEINLFFISSEIRGKGYGRKLMDRYIKYCRKEKIKKIFLWTDRGCNYKFYNHYGFKLHDSINHELLEESEEEYNGFVYSMILK; via the coding sequence TTGAAATTAAAGTATAAAAAATATCATAGAAAATATCATTATAAATGTTCTAATATCATGAAAGAAACATGGGATTTGAATAAGTATTTTCATCATATCAAGGACAGTAATATCTGTTATAATGCTTTTCTGGAGGTATCTCTCATAAATTCTGATTATACAGATATCATAGTTGACAGAAATGATAATGTGCTTGGTTATCTAATTGCAAGTAATAAGAAAAGATCGACTTTATGGACAAAAATTAAAAGATTCTTTTTGCAATTTGTATTTTACATAAAACAATCCTATTATCTACTAACAGGAAGGTATGGAGATAAAAAAGCTGCTATAGAATTATTTGAGAAGTTAGATGAACTAACTAATCTCTTAGAGAAAGAAAAACATAAGTTTGACAGTGAAATAAATCTTTTTTTCATAAGTTCTGAGATTCGTGGTAAAGGTTATGGGAGAAAACTTATGGACAGATATATAAAATATTGTCGTAAGGAAAAAATCAAAAAAATATTTTTATGGACAGATAGAGGTTGCAACTATAAGTTTTACAATCATTACGGGTTTAAATTACATGATAGCATAAACCATGAATTATTGGAAGAATCTGAAGAAGAGTATAATGGATTTGTTTATAGTATGATTCTGAAATGA
- a CDS encoding helix-turn-helix transcriptional regulator — translation MTRINLIKKRGNKSQRSVADSLGITTSYYGMIELGTRNPSLDVAMDIANYYNTSIEELFFEDKPLVKRKHIN, via the coding sequence ATGACTAGAATCAACCTTATAAAAAAAAGAGGTAACAAATCCCAGCGAAGTGTTGCAGATTCTTTAGGAATTACAACCAGTTATTACGGAATGATAGAATTAGGTACCAGAAATCCCAGTTTAGATGTGGCCATGGATATAGCTAATTATTATAACACTTCTATAGAAGAATTATTTTTTGAAGATAAACCTTTAGTTAAAAGAAAGCATATCAATTAA
- a CDS encoding helix-turn-helix domain-containing protein translates to MIGQRLRELREENGLIQKDIAKLLNITTSAYGYYEQEKNDIDTKTLIFLSDYYNVSTDYILGRTNISKPIEEFLKEKQIDEKLRDIIEEIDKSNQGKFNNKSVNSHTKKFLTKMLSDVCEVAGDLNDIKADALK, encoded by the coding sequence TTGATAGGACAAAGATTAAGAGAATTACGAGAAGAGAATGGATTGATACAAAAAGATATCGCAAAATTATTGAATATTACTACAAGTGCATATGGATATTATGAACAAGAAAAAAATGATATTGATACAAAAACTTTAATCTTTTTATCAGACTATTATAATGTCTCAACAGATTATATTTTAGGCAGAACAAATATTTCTAAACCTATAGAAGAATTTTTGAAAGAAAAACAGATAGATGAAAAATTAAGAGATATTATTGAAGAAATAGATAAAAGTAATCAGGGTAAGTTTAATAACAAATCTGTTAATTCACATACTAAGAAATTCTTAACAAAAATGCTTAGTGACGTATGTGAAGTGGCAGGGGATTTAAATGATATAAAAGCAGACGCATTAAAGTGA
- a CDS encoding DUF5104 domain-containing protein translates to MKKILLILIITLNVVLITSCSISSRSMVGSRVKELNESNDDEIANSTLQKILDAIVGEDEESIKDIFSKQALEEDENFDTEMKYIFDFFSGEVISYENYAGRIVSKKINYGAKIKDIKSFYEVETDEENYLVFIMEYTEDTDHPDNVGVYTLRIIKAEDKETEFTYWQDMAIPGIYMPEEETVAILSGFSCEINEEMNYGWVSNPTQCLANQNHYYYKG, encoded by the coding sequence GTGAAAAAAATATTATTGATATTGATAATAACCCTAAATGTGGTACTAATCACTTCATGCTCCATAAGTTCTCGCTCCATGGTAGGTAGCAGAGTTAAAGAACTTAATGAAAGCAATGATGATGAAATAGCAAACAGTACTTTGCAGAAAATACTAGATGCCATAGTAGGTGAAGATGAAGAAAGTATAAAAGATATTTTTTCAAAACAAGCTCTAGAAGAGGATGAAAATTTTGATACTGAAATGAAGTATATCTTTGACTTTTTTAGTGGTGAAGTCATTTCTTATGAGAATTATGCAGGTAGAATAGTAAGTAAGAAAATTAATTATGGTGCAAAAATCAAAGATATAAAATCGTTCTACGAAGTTGAAACAGACGAAGAAAACTATCTTGTATTCATAATGGAATATACAGAAGATACCGACCATCCTGATAATGTAGGTGTCTATACATTACGTATTATAAAAGCTGAAGATAAGGAAACCGAATTTACTTATTGGCAAGATATGGCTATTCCTGGTATTTACATGCCAGAAGAAGAGACAGTTGCAATTTTATCTGGATTTTCATGTGAAATTAATGAGGAAATGAATTATGGGTGGGTTAGTAACCCCACCCAATGTTTAGCAAACCAAAACCATTATTACTATAAGGGGTAA
- a CDS encoding DUF4474 domain-containing protein — MGYTKYNLTQLYDKENDIKRITGNIDYIFDEFKEINKYIDSDIKLRNNIHEQFNDLIKNLENLLERLYNTSQIIDKAISEYSNGEQQINILFNQLIDTDTKSHDYYTNITQSNITNINDINILQEWFTGLRANKIDHVKSFLDRKKIRINNGNYSNTENNYKENNYMKLDDLVTSQNKLKYDKQDRIKQIQQYINNKGINLEVTGKLDRATLQASRMTGIDELIDNAFIRKNSFMDDGLNLHTHLQNSSFTYLYSNEKEPYDVGPEGSIEDRFDLFDLLDLFDSFDSIDLSDIKDTRDLARRLIANPRNIFITQNPYLVLLFKRPIINIFNIFGFFMDNNKVYHTLPDCWQRFFGYNDFYDAVFDSATSMKKTKFEFSSGGRDYIFWAWKGDYLNLGAGAELGIYSRESNIPILGNITTPHDGHWLVDTDLAMPMTLTLKHKGETIISYDPSKDEVNTYEKVWWITGFNPYKPGVQASDLTATYTINFKDNETMFYDFAAEYDGIDKRWVFDYENLSATLNF, encoded by the coding sequence ATGGGGTACACAAAATATAATTTGACTCAGTTATATGATAAAGAAAATGACATAAAAAGAATAACTGGAAATATAGACTATATATTTGATGAATTCAAAGAGATCAATAAGTATATTGACAGTGATATCAAGTTAAGAAACAATATACATGAACAATTTAATGATTTGATAAAAAACTTAGAAAATCTACTTGAACGATTATATAATACTAGTCAAATTATTGATAAAGCTATATCTGAATATAGTAATGGTGAACAGCAAATCAATATTCTTTTCAACCAGTTAATTGATACAGACACTAAGTCACATGATTATTATACAAATATAACCCAATCCAATATAACAAACATAAATGATATCAATATTTTACAAGAGTGGTTTACAGGACTTAGAGCAAATAAAATAGACCATGTAAAAAGCTTCTTGGATAGGAAGAAGATTCGTATAAATAATGGAAATTATTCAAACACCGAGAATAACTACAAAGAAAATAATTATATGAAATTAGATGATTTGGTAACATCGCAAAATAAGTTAAAATATGATAAGCAAGATAGAATCAAACAAATACAACAGTATATTAACAATAAAGGAATAAACCTTGAAGTAACAGGAAAATTAGATAGAGCTACCCTTCAAGCTTCACGGATGACTGGAATCGATGAATTAATAGATAATGCTTTCATTAGAAAAAATAGTTTTATGGACGACGGGCTCAATCTACACACACACCTACAGAACAGCTCTTTTACGTATCTATATTCAAATGAAAAAGAACCTTATGATGTTGGGCCTGAAGGGTCAATTGAAGATAGATTTGATTTATTCGATTTATTAGATTTATTTGATTCATTTGATTCAATTGATTTATCTGATATCAAAGATACAAGAGATCTTGCAAGAAGGTTAATAGCAAATCCACGCAATATATTTATAACTCAGAACCCATACTTAGTACTATTATTTAAAAGACCAATTATAAATATATTTAATATATTTGGATTTTTTATGGATAATAATAAAGTTTATCACACACTACCTGACTGCTGGCAGCGATTTTTTGGATATAATGATTTTTATGACGCAGTCTTTGATTCTGCTACTAGCATGAAAAAAACTAAATTCGAATTTAGTTCAGGAGGTAGAGACTATATCTTTTGGGCATGGAAAGGTGATTACTTAAACTTAGGTGCAGGAGCAGAATTGGGTATATATTCACGTGAATCAAATATTCCTATATTAGGTAATATCACAACACCACACGATGGCCATTGGTTAGTTGACACAGATCTCGCGATGCCTATGACATTAACATTAAAACACAAGGGAGAGACAATCATAAGCTATGACCCTAGTAAGGACGAAGTTAATACCTATGAAAAGGTATGGTGGATAACAGGATTTAATCCCTATAAACCAGGTGTTCAAGCCAGTGATTTGACAGCAACTTATACTATTAATTTTAAAGATAATGAAACTATGTTTTATGATTTCGCAGCAGAATATGATGGAATTGATAAAAGATGGGTTTTTGACTATGAAAACTTAAGTGCAACTCTTAATTTTTAA
- a CDS encoding AzlC family ABC transporter permease: protein MKDDGIKKYGLREGIADAFPIVIGFVPIAMTFGILAKTGEITLVESILFSALVFAGASQFIALNLLIVGAGMGEIIITTLLVNLRHMLMSASIATKLTKEIKKYSPLIAFGITDETFSVASFKEGTLTKGYMLSLEFISYLSWVGGTALGYILGGVLPDIVKASMGIALYAMFVAILIPEVKKSMRALLLACVSGCANAICKYIFNLPDGWSIVIAIVMISFLGVLLFGEKEGKVYE, encoded by the coding sequence ATGAAAGATGACGGTATAAAAAAATATGGTTTAAGAGAAGGTATTGCAGATGCTTTTCCTATTGTAATAGGATTTGTTCCTATAGCAATGACCTTTGGAATATTGGCTAAGACAGGAGAAATTACTTTAGTGGAAAGTATTTTGTTTTCAGCTCTTGTATTTGCTGGTGCTAGTCAATTCATTGCTCTTAATCTTTTGATTGTTGGAGCAGGTATGGGAGAAATTATTATTACTACATTGCTTGTCAACCTTAGGCATATGTTGATGAGTGCTTCTATTGCAACTAAGTTAACTAAGGAAATTAAAAAATATAGTCCGTTGATTGCTTTTGGTATAACAGATGAAACATTTTCGGTTGCTTCATTCAAGGAGGGAACATTGACCAAAGGTTATATGTTATCACTAGAGTTCATTTCATATCTATCGTGGGTAGGGGGTACTGCTCTAGGTTATATACTGGGTGGAGTCTTACCCGATATTGTTAAAGCAAGTATGGGAATAGCTTTATATGCAATGTTTGTAGCTATTCTGATACCAGAAGTGAAAAAATCTATGAGGGCATTGTTGTTAGCATGTGTGTCAGGTTGTGCTAATGCCATATGTAAATATATATTTAATTTGCCTGATGGATGGAGTATAGTTATAGCGATTGTCATGATATCATTTCTGGGAGTGTTATTATTTGGTGAGAAGGAAGGTAAAGTATATGAATAA
- a CDS encoding AzlD domain-containing protein: MNNIILLIIGMMLVTYIPRLLPFVMVTGKKLPDNINKFLEFVPYTALGALIIPGVFSATPEMPQASLIGIVFCFFFAWYKGGIIIPVLGSVIVTLITLIINNSFVF; this comes from the coding sequence ATGAATAATATTATATTGCTAATCATTGGAATGATGCTTGTAACTTACATACCTAGGCTATTACCTTTTGTAATGGTTACAGGAAAGAAATTGCCAGATAACATTAATAAATTTTTAGAGTTCGTACCATATACGGCTCTTGGTGCGTTGATTATTCCAGGTGTGTTTTCCGCAACTCCAGAAATGCCACAAGCATCGTTGATAGGTATAGTATTCTGTTTCTTTTTTGCTTGGTATAAGGGTGGAATCATAATACCTGTTCTTGGTTCGGTAATTGTTACATTGATAACTCTTATAATCAATAATAGCTTTGTTTTTTAA
- a CDS encoding TrmB family transcriptional regulator encodes MNNNISVIEDMKKLGLSEYEVKAYLSLLDEYPVNGYVLSKNSGVPRSRIYEVLDNLKNKQIVFEQTDNNTTKYYPLEPKLLIGKLKNNFESIFNNVNEYTEKVYYEHQVDNKLSVIKGRDEIIDFVKILISQANKRIAVSIWEEEINDIRDSLNDAIRRGVVVKGIYFGKNNTFKDVVSHRRIERYLSEKSERYMSVIIDGDQVVSGIISRGKESQVTWTKDAGFVDMSEDYIAHDLMVNLYSKKLDPHMREEFEEYSDKVRKDYYGFSEEEFKNFK; translated from the coding sequence ATGAACAATAATATATCAGTTATAGAAGATATGAAAAAATTGGGGTTAAGCGAATATGAAGTCAAGGCCTATCTTAGTTTATTAGATGAATATCCTGTGAATGGTTATGTACTAAGTAAGAATTCAGGGGTTCCAAGGTCAAGGATATATGAGGTGCTGGATAATCTTAAAAATAAGCAGATAGTTTTTGAACAAACAGACAATAATACAACTAAGTACTATCCTCTTGAACCTAAGTTGTTAATTGGAAAATTGAAGAACAATTTTGAAAGTATATTCAACAATGTTAATGAATATACAGAAAAAGTTTATTATGAGCATCAAGTAGATAATAAGTTGAGTGTCATCAAAGGAAGAGATGAAATTATTGATTTTGTCAAGATATTGATATCTCAAGCAAATAAAAGAATTGCTGTTTCCATATGGGAGGAAGAGATAAATGATATCAGAGATTCTCTTAATGATGCTATTAGAAGGGGAGTTGTTGTAAAAGGAATTTATTTCGGTAAAAACAATACTTTCAAAGATGTTGTTTCTCATAGAAGAATAGAAAGATATCTATCAGAAAAAAGCGAGAGATATATGAGTGTAATTATTGATGGTGACCAAGTTGTTTCAGGTATTATTTCTAGAGGAAAGGAAAGCCAGGTTACATGGACTAAGGATGCAGGTTTTGTTGATATGAGTGAGGATTATATAGCTCATGACCTTATGGTTAATCTCTATTCTAAAAAATTGGACCCTCACATGAGAGAGGAATTCGAAGAGTATTCAGATAAAGTGAGGAAAGATTATTATGGATTCAGTGAAGAGGAATTCAAAAACTTTAAATAA
- a CDS encoding patatin-like phospholipase family protein yields MYKATLVLEGGATRGVYTAGVLDYFMEQKLEISDVIGVSAGACNAVDYVTKQIGRSKKCLIATEKKNRFYGFDKLVKKGNFLDMDLMFDDFANRIFPFNYDDFITSSMNCEIVVTNCKEGRPDYLKAKKTEDIMPICRASSSVPVLAPMVWIGDVPYLDGGITDSVPIRRAVELGNEKIVVILTRNQGYRKKAPSKAALRLCKHKYPEYPNLIKAIENRYKMYNETMDYINQLEKEGKIYVMRPTLPAVSRFEKSPEKLTEFYQHGYDDGKKEYSSLLKYIS; encoded by the coding sequence ATGTATAAAGCAACATTAGTACTAGAAGGGGGCGCCACTAGAGGTGTATATACAGCAGGTGTTCTAGATTATTTCATGGAGCAGAAACTTGAGATATCTGATGTAATAGGTGTGTCAGCGGGTGCATGTAATGCTGTGGATTATGTTACTAAACAAATCGGAAGATCAAAAAAATGTTTGATTGCGACTGAAAAGAAAAATAGATTCTATGGTTTTGATAAATTAGTAAAAAAGGGTAATTTCTTAGATATGGACTTGATGTTTGATGATTTTGCCAATAGGATATTTCCTTTTAATTATGATGATTTCATTACTTCTTCCATGAATTGTGAGATTGTAGTAACTAATTGCAAAGAGGGTAGACCAGATTATCTGAAAGCCAAGAAGACAGAAGATATAATGCCAATATGTAGAGCATCCAGCAGTGTCCCTGTGTTAGCTCCTATGGTATGGATAGGTGACGTTCCATATCTGGATGGAGGAATAACTGATTCTGTACCAATTAGAAGAGCTGTGGAATTAGGGAATGAGAAAATTGTAGTTATTCTTACTAGAAATCAAGGATATCGTAAAAAAGCTCCATCAAAGGCAGCGCTCAGATTGTGCAAACATAAATATCCTGAATATCCTAACTTGATAAAAGCGATAGAAAACAGATATAAAATGTATAATGAAACAATGGATTATATAAATCAATTGGAAAAAGAGGGTAAGATATATGTAATGCGTCCTACACTCCCAGCAGTTTCAAGATTCGAAAAAAGTCCAGAAAAGCTTACAGAATTTTATCAACATGGTTATGATGATGGTAAAAAAGAATATTCATCATTGTTGAAATACATAAGTTAG
- a CDS encoding response regulator transcription factor has translation MNILVCDDDKEIVEAIDIYLQNEGYSIFKAYNGIEALDVMKERDIHLIIIDIMMPKMDGLRATMKIREKENIPVIMLSAKTEDTDKIMGLQIGADDYITKPFNPLELIARVNSQLRRYTALGGMEINNNLMRTGGLVIDDDSKKVTVDGKEVKLTPIQYKILALLLKNVGKVFSIQQIYEQVWGETAYNPKNTVAVHIRKIREQIEINAREPKYLKVVWGIGYKVEEIR, from the coding sequence GTGAATATTTTAGTCTGTGATGATGATAAAGAAATAGTAGAAGCCATAGATATCTATTTGCAAAATGAAGGTTACAGTATTTTTAAAGCTTATAATGGAATAGAAGCGTTAGATGTAATGAAAGAAAGAGATATACACTTGATAATAATTGATATAATGATGCCTAAGATGGATGGTCTAAGAGCTACAATGAAGATTAGAGAAAAGGAAAATATACCAGTGATAATGTTATCCGCTAAGACTGAGGATACTGATAAGATAATGGGACTTCAGATAGGAGCAGATGATTATATTACCAAACCATTCAATCCTCTAGAACTTATTGCAAGAGTTAATTCACAGCTAAGAAGATATACTGCTCTTGGAGGAATGGAGATAAATAATAATCTCATGAGAACTGGAGGACTGGTTATAGATGATGATTCTAAAAAAGTGACGGTAGACGGAAAAGAAGTTAAATTGACACCTATACAGTATAAGATATTGGCACTGTTGCTTAAAAATGTTGGAAAAGTATTCTCGATTCAGCAGATATATGAACAAGTCTGGGGAGAAACAGCTTATAATCCTAAAAATACAGTAGCTGTACATATAAGAAAAATAAGAGAACAAATTGAAATTAATGCTAGAGAACCAAAATACTTGAAGGTGGTGTGGGGGATTGGGTATAAAGTTGAAGAAATTAGATAA